The following proteins are encoded in a genomic region of Streptomyces gobiensis:
- the mltG gene encoding endolytic transglycosylase MltG, translating to MGKRWLVGAALLCVLVLIAVLVVTQFIDQKKKREETQTLLIPEGWRASQVYAASDKALGVSAGTTEKAAKRAELDLPEEADGNPEGYLFPATYPVNDKTTPESLLSFMVNTANTEFNANNIRHATQRNGLTVYQTVNIASVVQAEADTHEDMGKVARVIYNRLRRDMPLQMDSTINYALNRSTVNTSLADTKTNSPYNTYRHKGLTPTPIGNPGKDAVRATTDPPAGNWLFFVTVKPGDTRFTSDYKEHQKNVEEFNRVQKEAREDTSPAG from the coding sequence ATGGGTAAGAGATGGCTCGTAGGGGCGGCACTTCTGTGCGTCCTGGTGCTGATCGCGGTACTGGTGGTCACACAGTTCATCGACCAGAAGAAGAAACGCGAGGAGACCCAGACCCTGCTGATCCCCGAGGGCTGGCGTGCCTCTCAGGTCTACGCCGCCAGCGACAAGGCCCTCGGCGTGAGCGCGGGCACCACGGAGAAGGCCGCGAAGAGGGCGGAGCTCGACCTGCCGGAGGAGGCCGACGGGAACCCGGAGGGCTATCTGTTCCCGGCGACGTACCCCGTCAATGACAAGACGACCCCCGAGTCGCTGCTGTCCTTCATGGTGAATACCGCCAACACCGAATTCAACGCCAACAACATCAGGCACGCCACCCAGCGCAACGGCCTGACGGTGTACCAGACCGTAAACATCGCCAGCGTCGTACAGGCCGAGGCCGACACCCATGAGGACATGGGGAAGGTGGCCCGGGTCATCTACAACCGGCTGCGGCGGGACATGCCACTGCAGATGGACTCCACCATCAACTACGCACTGAACCGCAGCACCGTCAACACCAGCCTTGCCGACACGAAGACCAACAGCCCGTACAACACCTACCGGCACAAGGGCCTGACGCCCACGCCCATCGGCAACCCCGGCAAGGACGCCGTGCGGGCCACCACCGACCCGCCCGCCGGCAACTGGCTGTTCTTCGTCACCGTCAAACCCGGCGACACCCGCTTCACCAGCGACTACAAGGAGCACCAGAAGAACGTCGAGGAGTTCAACCGGGTCCAGAAGGAGGCCAGGGAGGACACCAGTCCGGCTGGCTAG
- a CDS encoding peptidoglycan recognition protein family protein produces the protein MWSRRIAVCTAVLPLALLVTWDAPRGISPPRPGNVPAEARQSVPRPAIVGRAVWRADEDLVQGPAKYTGAAKAVFVHHTDHPNDYDCAKVPAMLRAMQSDHVRGQGWDDLGYNFVVDRCGTIYEGRSGGVGRSVHGAHTKGFNADSVGIGALGNFGPGTKVPKAMVDAIVRIAAWKLRAGADPQGKVRLVSTHDDSRYPKGDAAVLHVISGHRDTYRTRCPGDAMYERLPAIRQAAARLRER, from the coding sequence ATGTGGTCCCGCCGAATAGCGGTGTGCACGGCGGTCCTGCCGCTGGCCCTGCTGGTGACGTGGGATGCCCCCCGGGGCATATCCCCGCCTCGACCCGGGAATGTCCCGGCCGAGGCGAGGCAGTCCGTGCCGCGTCCGGCCATCGTCGGACGGGCTGTCTGGCGGGCGGATGAGGACCTGGTCCAGGGGCCCGCGAAATACACGGGGGCTGCGAAGGCGGTGTTCGTCCACCACACCGACCACCCCAATGACTACGACTGTGCCAAGGTCCCCGCCATGCTGCGGGCTATGCAATCGGACCATGTCCGGGGGCAGGGCTGGGACGATCTCGGCTACAACTTCGTGGTCGACCGGTGCGGCACCATCTATGAGGGCCGGTCGGGCGGCGTCGGACGGTCGGTCCACGGTGCTCACACCAAGGGGTTCAACGCCGACAGCGTGGGGATCGGCGCGCTGGGCAACTTCGGGCCCGGTACGAAGGTGCCCAAGGCCATGGTGGACGCGATCGTGCGGATCGCCGCGTGGAAGCTGCGGGCCGGGGCCGATCCGCAGGGCAAGGTGCGACTGGTCTCCACGCATGATGACAGCCGCTATCCGAAGGGCGACGCGGCCGTGCTCCATGTGATTTCCGGGCACCGGGACACCTATCGCACCCGCTGCCCGGGAGACGCGATGTATGAGCGGCTGCCCGCGATCCGGCAGGCGGCAGCCCGGCTGCGTGAGCGCTAG